A genomic window from Maridesulfovibrio sp. includes:
- a CDS encoding response regulator yields MPRILVVDDDPISRQVLKAMLEKEGHHVTEAEDGVKAIQGYDRNLIDLVITDIFMPEKEGVQTVRELMKENPEVKIIAVSGGSSSANYDSLDWIKMFGVKYTFTKPFNAKAILAAVDDLLGL; encoded by the coding sequence ATGCCCCGGATTCTCGTCGTCGATGATGATCCCATATCACGTCAGGTACTGAAAGCCATGCTGGAAAAGGAAGGGCACCATGTAACTGAAGCCGAAGACGGTGTTAAGGCTATTCAGGGATATGATAGAAATCTGATCGATCTGGTTATTACTGATATTTTTATGCCTGAAAAAGAGGGTGTCCAGACAGTTCGCGAGTTGATGAAAGAAAACCCGGAAGTTAAGATTATCGCTGTTTCCGGCGGCAGTTCTTCCGCAAATTATGATTCACTTGATTGGATAAAGATGTTCGGTGTGAAGTATACATTCACCAAACCCTTTAATGCTAAAGCCATTCTTGCTGCTGTGGATGACCTGCTTGGTTTATGA